Sequence from the Burkholderia sp. GAS332 genome:
CCGACGGCGTGCTGTGTCTCTTTCCTGAATGGTTCGCGCAACCTCAGCCGGATTGGCCGGCGCCGCGCTGTCTCAGTGGTTTTCCGCTGTTCAACGACACGAGCGTGCCCGCGTCCGATCCGCAACTCGACGCTTTCCTCGCCGCCGGCGAGCGGCCCGTGGTTTTCACAGCGGGTTCGACCTTGATCGATCAGGATCGCTATGCGAATGCAGTAAGCGCGGCACTGATGGAAAGTGGGCTGCGCGGCATTCTTTTGACGCCGGATGCTCCTCCAGCCGATACAGCCGCCGCTCAGGCGGGGGCGCGTGCGGATGCACCGGGCGTGCTGCTCAAGCGGCGTTACGTGCCGCTGCAGAAGCTGTTGCCGCGTTGCCGGGCGCTGGTGCATCACGGCGGCATCGGCACGGCAGCGCTGGCCTATGCCGCCGGCATTCCGCAAGTGGTGACGCCATTCGCGCACGATCAGTTCGATAACGCGCAGCGTGTCGTCGTGAGCGGTTGCGGTGTTCGGCTCGATAGGCCACTGCAGCCGCAGGCGCTGGCGCGCGCATTGAAGCAGGTGCTCGGCAGCCCGTCAATCGCGACGCAGTGCGGCCGCATGCAGGACCGGCTCGCGACGTCGCCGGATGGTTGCGAGGCGGCGGCACGCTATATCGAAGGTCTCATGCGGACCGGCGTGCGCACGCAATCCGTTGGCCACACGTTTTCGCTGGCGTTAGCCGGCCGCGAACATAGCCTATGAGCACCGCGTCGGCTCACGAGGCGCATCGCGTCGACCCGGGCCCCGGCGACGAGCGCGGCGTACCCAGCATGCGGGGCGCGCGGCTCGCCTTGCTGACGTTCGCACTATCGCTGGCCACATTCATCGAAGTTCTGGATTCGACGGTCACGAACGTCGCGGTACCGGCTATTTCCGGCGGCCTCGGCGTGTCCAACAGTCAGGGCACGTGGGTGATCAGCTCGTACTCAGTGGCCGCCGCCATCGCCGTGCCGTTGACGGGCTGGCTCTCACGGCGGCTCGGCGAAACGCGGCTGTTTCTCGGGGCAGTGATC
This genomic interval carries:
- a CDS encoding rhamnosyltransferase subunit B; this encodes MTRVIITAIGSAGDVHPLLGVGAALAARGHEIVFCTHPPFAEAATRQGFAFVPIGTAAEYEVAMANPALWHQRTSFRTLWAVIAPTLRPHFDTLAALVDNDTVMVGTLWAFSARLMQELYRVPFVSVQVSPSTLLSAYAPPTHPRLTIPRGLPLAIKATLLRLIERQALDKVCGPALNALRAELALAPARRIFGKWLHSTDGVLCLFPEWFAQPQPDWPAPRCLSGFPLFNDTSVPASDPQLDAFLAAGERPVVFTAGSTLIDQDRYANAVSAALMESGLRGILLTPDAPPADTAAAQAGARADAPGVLLKRRYVPLQKLLPRCRALVHHGGIGTAALAYAAGIPQVVTPFAHDQFDNAQRVVVSGCGVRLDRPLQPQALARALKQVLGSPSIATQCGRMQDRLATSPDGCEAAARYIEGLMRTGVRTQSVGHTFSLALAGREHSL